Proteins encoded in a region of the Manduca sexta isolate Smith_Timp_Sample1 chromosome 1, JHU_Msex_v1.0, whole genome shotgun sequence genome:
- the LOC119189450 gene encoding uncharacterized protein LOC119189450 isoform X2, producing the protein MAIGKIGEFKVSTDDWGLYVERVEQYFLANNIKNELQVSTLITVMGAECYELLVNLCTPEKPSKKTFEEISSILKKHLQPKPSILAERFKFRQRLQKEGESIAEYVAILKKMSKSCEFGGGLDESMRDQLVCGINSEIIRQRLFAEEKLDYAKAYKLAVSIEAAEKNAAIVEGQARPSAPVETKCLAIKNMRRNTVRPWGPAKDHVASTHRNKLNVGTTTEVSSEPAERGRPYQQCGVCGRSHHTASCKFAKYFCRVCNKQGHLKRVCPQLTSQNYVAQTEDIGSAIDSDASDEIL; encoded by the exons ATGGCAATAGGAAAGATAGGTGAATTTAAAGTTAGTACCGACGACTGGGGATTGTACGTCGAGCGAGTTGAACAGTATTTTTTGgcgaataacattaaaaatgaacTTCAGGTTTCCACCCTGATTACCGTTATGGGCGCGGAATGTTACGAATTGCTAGTAAATTTGTGCACGCCGGAGAAACCAAGCAAAAAAACGTTTGAAGAGATATCGTCCATCTTGAAAAAACACTTGCAACCCAAACCGAGCATTCTTGCCGAAAGATTTAAATTTCGGCAAAGATTACAAAAGGAAGGCGAAAGCATCGCAGAATACGtcgcaattttaaaaaaaatgtctaaatctTGTGAATTCGGAGGCGGGTTAGACGAAAGCATGCGCGATCAACTAGTATGCGGCATCAATAGTGAAATAATCAGACAGCGGCTTTTTGCGGAGGAAAAGTTGGATTATGCGAAGGCCTATAAATTAGCTGTCAGTATAGAGGCCGCGGAGAAAAATGCTGCAATTGTAGAGGGTCAGGCACGACCATCAGCGCCTGTCGAAACTAAATGCCTAGCTATTAAGAACATGCGGCGAAACACGGTACGTCCATGGGGCCCAGCAAAGGATCATGTAGCATCGACGCATCGTAACAAGTTGAATGTCGGCACAACAACAGAAGTATCGTCGGAGCCAGCAGAGCGCGGCCGTCCTTATCAGCAGTGCGGGGTGTGTGGGAGATCACACCACACAGCTAGCTGCAAGTTTGCTAAGTATTTTTGCAGGGTGTGTAATAAACAAGGGCATCTGAAACGTGTATGTCCCCAATTGACGAGTCAGAACTATGTGGCACAAACAGAAGACATTGGAAGTGCAATAGACAGTGATGCAAGCGATGAG ATATTGTAA
- the LOC119189450 gene encoding uncharacterized protein LOC119189450 isoform X1: MAIGKIGEFKVSTDDWGLYVERVEQYFLANNIKNELQVSTLITVMGAECYELLVNLCTPEKPSKKTFEEISSILKKHLQPKPSILAERFKFRQRLQKEGESIAEYVAILKKMSKSCEFGGGLDESMRDQLVCGINSEIIRQRLFAEEKLDYAKAYKLAVSIEAAEKNAAIVEGQARPSAPVETKCLAIKNMRRNTVRPWGPAKDHVASTHRNKLNVGTTTEVSSEPAERGRPYQQCGVCGRSHHTASCKFAKYFCRVCNKQGHLKRVCPQLTSQNYVAQTEDIGSAIDSDASDEFQIL; encoded by the exons ATGGCAATAGGAAAGATAGGTGAATTTAAAGTTAGTACCGACGACTGGGGATTGTACGTCGAGCGAGTTGAACAGTATTTTTTGgcgaataacattaaaaatgaacTTCAGGTTTCCACCCTGATTACCGTTATGGGCGCGGAATGTTACGAATTGCTAGTAAATTTGTGCACGCCGGAGAAACCAAGCAAAAAAACGTTTGAAGAGATATCGTCCATCTTGAAAAAACACTTGCAACCCAAACCGAGCATTCTTGCCGAAAGATTTAAATTTCGGCAAAGATTACAAAAGGAAGGCGAAAGCATCGCAGAATACGtcgcaattttaaaaaaaatgtctaaatctTGTGAATTCGGAGGCGGGTTAGACGAAAGCATGCGCGATCAACTAGTATGCGGCATCAATAGTGAAATAATCAGACAGCGGCTTTTTGCGGAGGAAAAGTTGGATTATGCGAAGGCCTATAAATTAGCTGTCAGTATAGAGGCCGCGGAGAAAAATGCTGCAATTGTAGAGGGTCAGGCACGACCATCAGCGCCTGTCGAAACTAAATGCCTAGCTATTAAGAACATGCGGCGAAACACGGTACGTCCATGGGGCCCAGCAAAGGATCATGTAGCATCGACGCATCGTAACAAGTTGAATGTCGGCACAACAACAGAAGTATCGTCGGAGCCAGCAGAGCGCGGCCGTCCTTATCAGCAGTGCGGGGTGTGTGGGAGATCACACCACACAGCTAGCTGCAAGTTTGCTAAGTATTTTTGCAGGGTGTGTAATAAACAAGGGCATCTGAAACGTGTATGTCCCCAATTGACGAGTCAGAACTATGTGGCACAAACAGAAGACATTGGAAGTGCAATAGACAGTGATGCAAGCGATGAG TTCCAGATATTGTAA